The Nitriliruptor alkaliphilus DSM 45188 genome includes a region encoding these proteins:
- a CDS encoding NAD-dependent epimerase/dehydratase family protein, with protein MDGSSAGEAGGRPRDVAELDAWLSEPRPALIEDLRALEGDVVVLGAAGKLGPSLVRLAVQAIDAAGTDSEVFAVSRFTAPGAADEMATTGATVIRADITDDAGLAALPDAANVIYLVGAKFGTAGNEAGTWATNAYLPGRVAQRYAGSRIVALSTGNVYPFWPNGSGGPAEEDPVAPIGDYAMSCLGRERIFTHFAQELRIPTALIRLNYATEMRYGVLVDVARAVHTGEPVDVTMGYVNVVWQGYANEVILRSLLHADVPPFILNLTGPETVSIRAVAATLGRLMGRAVRYVGDEAPTALLSNATRCHGLFGYPEVPLGRLLEATAEWVASGRPLLDKPTKFGSREGRF; from the coding sequence ATGGACGGATCGAGCGCAGGTGAGGCGGGCGGTCGACCTCGCGACGTGGCGGAGCTGGACGCATGGCTGTCGGAGCCACGGCCCGCCCTGATCGAGGACCTGCGGGCGCTCGAAGGTGATGTGGTCGTTCTCGGTGCCGCCGGCAAGCTCGGACCGAGCCTCGTCCGGTTGGCGGTCCAGGCGATCGACGCCGCCGGCACGGACAGCGAGGTGTTCGCCGTGTCCAGGTTCACCGCACCCGGAGCGGCCGACGAGATGGCGACGACGGGGGCCACGGTCATCCGTGCGGACATCACCGACGATGCCGGACTCGCCGCGCTCCCCGATGCCGCGAACGTCATCTACCTGGTCGGCGCGAAGTTCGGCACCGCGGGCAACGAGGCCGGCACGTGGGCGACGAACGCCTACCTGCCCGGGCGGGTCGCGCAGCGCTACGCCGGATCGCGGATCGTGGCGCTGTCGACCGGGAACGTGTACCCGTTCTGGCCGAACGGGAGCGGAGGTCCGGCCGAGGAGGATCCGGTCGCTCCGATCGGCGACTACGCCATGTCGTGCCTCGGTCGCGAACGCATCTTCACCCACTTCGCCCAGGAACTGCGGATCCCGACCGCCCTGATCCGCCTCAACTACGCGACCGAGATGCGCTACGGGGTCCTCGTCGACGTCGCGCGGGCCGTCCACACCGGGGAGCCGGTCGACGTGACGATGGGCTACGTGAACGTCGTCTGGCAGGGGTACGCCAACGAGGTCATCCTCCGCAGCCTCCTGCACGCGGACGTCCCGCCGTTCATCCTCAACCTGACTGGCCCGGAGACGGTGTCGATCCGTGCGGTCGCGGCCACGCTCGGCCGGCTCATGGGGCGCGCGGTCCGGTACGTCGGGGACGAGGCGCCGACCGCCCTCCTGTCGAACGCCACCCGCTGTCACGGGCTGTTCGGCTACCCCGAGGTCCCGCTGGGCCGACTCCTCGAAGCCACCGCCGAGTGGGTCGCCTCGGGGCGGCCGCTGCTCGACAAGCCCACGAAGTTCGGATCCCGGGAGGGACGGTTCTGA
- a CDS encoding bifunctional 4-hydroxy-2-oxoglutarate aldolase/2-dehydro-3-deoxy-phosphogluconate aldolase — MTGTPGRRDVAAQVTSAGVIGIVRERDGERARTVADALLAGGLTVIEITLTTPGATDLIAELADRCAGTDVLVGAGTILDEDAAARAVRAGARFIVSPHLSVAAVHVAHRHGVVAIPGAATVTEAVTAIECGADAVKLFPAGVHGIDWFRSLHAVLPPVPLIPTGGIGPADVGRWLGAGAAAVGLGGQLSRGDAEEVTARVGEVVDCARQVATARLRGDP; from the coding sequence GTGACCGGGACGCCTGGTCGGCGCGACGTGGCTGCACAGGTGACGTCGGCCGGCGTCATCGGCATCGTGCGTGAGCGCGACGGGGAACGGGCGCGCACCGTCGCGGACGCGCTCCTCGCGGGGGGCCTCACGGTGATCGAGATCACCCTGACGACACCGGGGGCCACCGATCTGATCGCCGAGCTCGCCGACCGCTGCGCCGGGACCGACGTGCTCGTCGGAGCGGGCACGATCCTCGACGAGGATGCGGCCGCCCGCGCCGTGCGTGCTGGCGCCCGGTTCATCGTCAGCCCCCACCTGTCGGTCGCCGCGGTCCACGTCGCACACCGTCACGGCGTCGTCGCCATCCCGGGGGCAGCGACGGTCACCGAGGCCGTGACGGCCATCGAGTGTGGCGCCGATGCGGTCAAGCTCTTCCCCGCCGGCGTCCACGGGATCGACTGGTTCCGTTCCCTCCACGCGGTGCTGCCGCCGGTACCGCTCATCCCGACGGGCGGCATCGGACCGGCGGATGTTGGACGATGGCTGGGCGCCGGCGCCGCGGCGGTGGGGCTCGGCGGGCAGCTCTCGCGCGGCGACGCCGAGGAGGTGACCGCACGCGTCGGCGAGGTCGTCGACTGCGCGCGGCAGGTTGCCACCGCGCGGCTGCGCGGCGACCCGTGA
- a CDS encoding sugar kinase, translating into MTTPTVIALGECMLELRQEDGATILGVGGDSYNTAVYLTREGAGRISVGYATVLGTDPYSDGILEAMTAEGLDVGLVQRVDDRHPGLYLVHVDPDGERHFLYYRGASAARRLLTTPRHQEVIRATAEADWIYLTGITLAVLEEAARERLLAAVQQARAAGGRVAFDTNYRPALWPDRGSARRCIAPFLEATDLALPSFEDERALWDAATPDDAVERLLAAGASEVVIKVGEKGVVLSDGATTRAVAAQPVDRPVDTTAAGDAFNGAYLAARIRGQDPGAAARHGVRLAARVVTARGAIVADAPGTGVQEVAVW; encoded by the coding sequence GTGACGACCCCGACCGTCATCGCGCTCGGCGAGTGCATGCTGGAGCTGCGCCAGGAGGACGGCGCGACGATCCTGGGTGTCGGAGGTGACTCCTACAACACGGCCGTCTACCTGACACGCGAAGGTGCAGGGCGGATCTCGGTCGGGTACGCGACCGTGCTCGGCACCGATCCCTACAGCGATGGGATCCTGGAGGCGATGACGGCCGAAGGGCTCGACGTCGGACTGGTCCAACGCGTCGACGATCGGCACCCCGGCCTGTACCTGGTGCACGTGGATCCCGACGGCGAACGGCACTTCCTCTACTACCGGGGGGCCTCGGCGGCGCGGCGGCTGCTGACCACCCCCCGGCACCAGGAGGTGATCCGCGCGACCGCGGAGGCCGACTGGATCTACCTCACCGGCATCACGCTCGCGGTCCTGGAGGAAGCTGCCCGCGAGCGGCTCCTCGCGGCGGTCCAACAGGCCCGCGCTGCGGGCGGCCGGGTCGCCTTCGACACCAACTACCGGCCCGCCCTGTGGCCGGACCGCGGGTCCGCTCGGCGCTGCATCGCACCGTTCCTCGAAGCCACCGACCTGGCGCTACCGAGCTTCGAGGACGAACGGGCGCTGTGGGACGCCGCCACCCCCGATGACGCCGTCGAACGGCTGCTGGCCGCCGGCGCCAGCGAGGTCGTGATCAAGGTGGGTGAGAAGGGGGTGGTGCTGAGCGACGGTGCCACCACCCGCGCCGTCGCGGCGCAGCCCGTCGACCGGCCCGTGGACACGACCGCAGCCGGCGACGCCTTCAACGGTGCGTACCTGGCGGCGAGGATCAGGGGGCAGGACCCCGGGGCAGCCGCCCGCCACGGGGTCCGCCTCGCCGCGAGGGTCGTGACGGCCCGTGGCGCCATCGTCGCCGATGCGCCGGGCACCGGTGTCCAGGAGGTGGCCGTGTGGTGA
- a CDS encoding DMT family transporter has product MNSSHGRALALGQLAMVFVGSSVAAASLLTDYPILTGQALRYAVAAAGLWAFTRLRGRRLPPLTRRDAAWVFGVALIGLSGFNIVLIEATARIDASVVGAVLGATPIALAILGPLQVGRPIARRTLACAVVVAAGVLLVERASGPLDPVGMALALLVLAGEVGFSLLAVRPLVRIGAVGVSFHATWIAAVQLTVGALLLERDALRWPTPVEAGALAHMAVFVTVVAFVAWYTALGRLGADRAGLLVGTVAVTALGTAALVGTATLTPTTALGCALVVAGVAIGVRRPTPAGRRANSSVVAAAPSGHPLTPG; this is encoded by the coding sequence ATGAACAGCTCACACGGACGTGCCCTCGCCCTCGGCCAGCTCGCCATGGTCTTCGTCGGCAGCTCGGTCGCGGCGGCCAGCCTGCTGACCGACTACCCGATCCTGACCGGTCAGGCCCTCCGCTACGCCGTCGCGGCCGCTGGTCTGTGGGCGTTCACCCGGCTGCGAGGCCGGCGCCTGCCGCCGCTGACCCGCCGCGACGCGGCGTGGGTGTTCGGCGTGGCGCTGATCGGCCTGTCGGGGTTCAACATCGTGCTGATCGAGGCGACCGCCCGCATCGACGCCTCCGTGGTCGGTGCCGTGCTCGGAGCCACACCGATCGCCCTGGCCATCCTCGGCCCGCTCCAGGTCGGCCGCCCGATCGCCCGGCGCACCCTCGCCTGTGCCGTGGTCGTCGCCGCCGGTGTGCTGCTGGTCGAGCGTGCGTCCGGGCCGCTCGACCCCGTCGGGATGGCCCTCGCCCTGCTGGTGCTCGCCGGCGAGGTCGGCTTCTCCCTGCTCGCGGTCCGCCCGCTGGTCCGCATCGGTGCCGTCGGCGTGTCCTTCCACGCGACGTGGATCGCCGCCGTCCAACTCACCGTCGGCGCGCTGCTCCTCGAACGTGACGCCCTGCGCTGGCCCACCCCGGTCGAGGCCGGCGCGCTGGCACACATGGCCGTGTTCGTCACCGTCGTGGCCTTCGTCGCCTGGTACACCGCCCTCGGCAGGCTCGGTGCCGACCGCGCCGGGCTCCTCGTCGGCACCGTCGCCGTCACCGCGCTCGGCACCGCCGCCCTCGTCGGCACCGCCACCCTCACCCCGACGACCGCGCTCGGCTGCGCCCTGGTCGTCGCCGGCGTCGCCATCGGCGTGCGCCGCCCGACCCCGGCCGGCCGCCGTGCGAACTCCTCGGTCGTCGCGGCGGCACCGAGCGGCCATCCGTTGACACCGGGGTAG
- a CDS encoding N-acetylglucosamine-6-phosphate deacetylase, which yields MRDGTIRSYPGLVDLQVNGYAGHDVNAEDLSPADVVALTRALWSQGVTTFLPTIITATEERIEGALRAIVTARDSDPQVAHSIVGVHVEGPALNPEDGPRGAHDPALMRDPDLGELDRWQAASGGLVRIVTLAPERPGSLEYIAGAVARGIRVALGHCAATPPQIHAAIDAGATLSTHLGNGTHRRLLRHPNHIWSQLAADALTAMFIADGHHVPGDALTAMIRAKSPTRCVLTSDAAALAGSPPGTYRTPVGGSVTVTREGSLMLTGTGLLAGSGASLLGCVDWALANLPFDEATIVSMATTTPARILGLDERVASAGDEVVIERTAGVSRVVSTSVGGTEVYRAG from the coding sequence ATGCGTGACGGCACGATCCGCAGCTACCCAGGGTTGGTGGACCTGCAGGTCAACGGCTACGCCGGCCACGACGTCAACGCCGAGGACCTCTCGCCAGCGGACGTCGTCGCCCTGACGCGGGCGCTGTGGTCGCAGGGCGTCACGACGTTCCTGCCGACGATCATCACGGCCACCGAGGAGCGGATCGAAGGCGCCCTTCGGGCCATCGTGACAGCCCGCGACAGCGACCCTCAGGTGGCCCACTCGATCGTGGGTGTCCACGTCGAGGGTCCGGCCCTCAACCCGGAGGACGGTCCTCGGGGTGCCCACGATCCCGCCCTGATGCGCGACCCGGACCTGGGGGAGCTCGATCGGTGGCAGGCCGCCTCCGGCGGGCTCGTCCGGATCGTGACGTTGGCTCCCGAGCGACCGGGGAGCTTGGAGTACATCGCCGGCGCGGTCGCTCGCGGCATCCGGGTCGCGCTCGGCCACTGCGCGGCGACGCCACCGCAGATCCATGCGGCGATCGACGCCGGGGCGACGCTCAGCACGCACCTGGGCAACGGGACACATCGACGGTTGCTCCGCCACCCGAACCACATCTGGTCGCAGCTCGCCGCCGATGCGTTGACGGCCATGTTCATCGCCGACGGCCACCACGTCCCTGGCGACGCGTTGACCGCGATGATCCGGGCGAAGTCGCCGACGAGGTGCGTCCTGACCTCCGACGCCGCAGCCCTCGCAGGATCGCCTCCCGGCACCTACCGGACCCCGGTGGGCGGGTCCGTCACCGTCACGCGCGAGGGATCGCTGATGCTCACCGGCACGGGCCTGCTCGCCGGTTCGGGGGCGTCGCTGCTCGGTTGCGTCGACTGGGCGCTCGCGAACCTGCCGTTCGACGAAGCGACGATCGTGTCGATGGCCACGACGACGCCGGCACGGATCCTCGGGCTCGACGAGCGCGTTGCCAGCGCCGGGGACGAGGTGGTGATCGAACGAACCGCCGGCGTCAGCCGCGTCGTGTCGACGTCCGTCGGCGGCACCGAGGTGTACCGGGCGGGCTGA
- a CDS encoding PLP-dependent aminotransferase family protein — protein MDLALQLDPSLPPGRALELELRGAIRGGRLPAGQRLPSTRALAQDLGVARGTVVAVYEQLSAEGWLESRQGAGTAVAAVPTATAPPVPPPAAPAPTSWRPLRPGVPDLSRFPRQAWARAVQRSLADAPTDALAYGEPGGPASARHALAGYLGRTRGVDTDPDDLLFTTGLAQGLSLVAHVLAARGARRVALEDPGSPPFRTLLQAAGLEPVPVPVDGQGLVTDALPDAAAVLVTPAHQFPVGVALAPQRRHDLITWAGTGGRLVLEDDYDAEFRYDRRNVKAVQPLAPDAVVHLGSVSKTLAPALRLGWVVVPPRMREEVLAAKRHHDISSTTLNALAFAELLDSGAYDRHLRTLRTHYRRRHERVAAILTDHGWTLPGVPAGLHLLAVEPEPGLARDTARRADELGLDLPTLASYRTTPSDEPDGLVIGFAAIRAGEERETLTRLDRALRRTGP, from the coding sequence GTGGACCTCGCGCTCCAGCTCGACCCGTCGCTCCCGCCGGGACGCGCCTTGGAGCTCGAGCTGCGGGGCGCCATCCGAGGCGGCCGGTTGCCCGCCGGGCAGCGCCTGCCGTCGACGAGGGCGTTGGCACAGGACCTCGGCGTCGCTCGCGGGACCGTCGTCGCCGTCTACGAGCAGCTGAGCGCCGAGGGCTGGCTCGAGTCGCGACAGGGCGCCGGCACCGCGGTGGCCGCCGTCCCCACCGCCACCGCGCCACCGGTGCCGCCGCCCGCGGCGCCAGCACCCACCTCCTGGCGTCCGCTGCGTCCCGGCGTGCCCGACCTGTCCCGCTTCCCGCGTCAGGCGTGGGCCCGGGCGGTGCAGCGCTCGCTCGCCGACGCGCCGACCGACGCCCTCGCCTACGGCGAGCCCGGTGGCCCTGCATCGGCACGCCACGCGCTCGCCGGCTACCTCGGACGCACCCGCGGCGTCGACACCGACCCCGACGACCTGCTGTTCACCACCGGCCTGGCCCAGGGCCTGTCGCTGGTGGCACACGTGCTCGCCGCCCGCGGCGCCCGCCGGGTCGCCCTGGAGGATCCCGGCTCCCCGCCGTTCCGGACGCTGCTGCAGGCGGCCGGGCTCGAGCCGGTCCCGGTCCCCGTCGACGGCCAGGGACTGGTGACCGACGCGCTGCCCGACGCGGCCGCCGTCCTCGTCACCCCGGCCCATCAGTTCCCCGTCGGCGTGGCGCTGGCCCCCCAGCGACGACACGACCTCATCACCTGGGCCGGGACCGGCGGACGGCTCGTCCTCGAGGACGACTACGACGCGGAGTTCCGCTACGACCGGCGCAACGTCAAGGCCGTCCAACCCCTCGCGCCCGACGCGGTCGTCCACCTCGGCTCGGTCAGCAAGACGCTCGCGCCGGCGCTGCGCCTCGGCTGGGTCGTCGTCCCCCCGCGGATGCGCGAGGAGGTCCTCGCCGCCAAGCGCCACCACGACATCTCCTCCACCACCCTCAACGCGCTCGCCTTCGCCGAGCTGCTCGACAGCGGCGCCTACGACCGCCACCTGCGCACGCTGCGTACCCACTACCGGCGGCGCCACGAACGCGTCGCCGCGATCCTCACCGACCACGGCTGGACGTTGCCCGGGGTCCCGGCCGGGCTGCACCTGCTGGCGGTCGAACCCGAACCCGGCCTCGCGCGAGACACGGCGCGACGGGCCGACGAGCTCGGCCTCGACCTGCCCACGCTCGCGTCGTACCGGACCACACCCTCCGACGAGCCCGACGGACTCGTGATCGGGTTCGCCGCCATCCGTGCCGGCGAGGAGCGCGAGACCCTCACCCGGCTCGACCGCGCCCTCCGCCGGACCGGCCCGTGA
- a CDS encoding dihydrodipicolinate synthase family protein: MASDVDPREVFRAGTVIPAHPLALDARRSLDETRQRALTRYYLEAGAGGLAVGVHTTQFEIHEPSSGLLRPVLELAATTAKEYPSRSPVLVAGLCGSTRQAVAEAELAASLGYHLALLAPYGADHLTEAELLQRTRAVGDVLPVIGFYLQPAVGGRALSREYWASLADIETVVGIKVAPFDRYATLEVVHGVGRSDRATEIAMYTGNDDHIVGDLITSYPNGVRFVGGLLGQWAVWVQNAVEILRLAGCARSGEDAALRELLGIDAALTDANAAIFDARNDFRGCIPGIHEVLRRQGLLTGTWCLDEQMQLGPGQRAEIDRIWASHPHLRDDRFVAENLDRWLA, encoded by the coding sequence ATGGCGTCCGACGTCGACCCGCGGGAGGTGTTCCGCGCCGGGACCGTCATCCCCGCCCACCCGTTGGCCCTGGACGCGCGACGCAGCCTGGACGAGACGCGGCAGCGCGCGCTGACCAGGTACTACCTCGAAGCTGGTGCCGGTGGGCTGGCGGTCGGCGTCCACACCACCCAGTTCGAGATCCACGAGCCATCCTCCGGCCTGCTCCGACCGGTCCTGGAGCTGGCGGCGACGACGGCGAAGGAGTACCCGTCGCGCTCCCCTGTCCTCGTCGCCGGACTCTGCGGCTCGACGCGACAGGCGGTCGCGGAAGCCGAACTGGCGGCCTCGCTCGGCTACCACCTGGCGTTGCTCGCACCGTACGGGGCGGACCACCTCACCGAGGCGGAGCTCCTCCAGCGCACCCGCGCCGTCGGTGACGTCCTCCCGGTCATCGGCTTCTACCTCCAGCCCGCGGTCGGTGGACGTGCCCTCTCCCGCGAGTACTGGGCGTCACTGGCCGACATCGAGACCGTCGTGGGGATCAAGGTCGCGCCCTTCGATCGGTACGCGACCCTGGAGGTCGTGCACGGCGTGGGCCGGTCGGATCGCGCGACCGAGATCGCGATGTACACCGGCAACGACGACCACATCGTCGGCGACCTCATCACCTCCTACCCCAACGGCGTCCGGTTCGTCGGAGGCCTGCTCGGACAGTGGGCCGTCTGGGTCCAGAACGCGGTCGAGATCCTGCGACTGGCCGGATGCGCCCGGTCAGGTGAGGACGCCGCTCTCCGTGAGCTGCTCGGGATCGACGCGGCGTTGACCGACGCCAACGCGGCCATCTTCGACGCCAGGAACGACTTCCGTGGCTGCATCCCGGGCATCCACGAGGTGCTCCGCCGCCAGGGCTTGCTGACGGGAACGTGGTGCCTGGACGAGCAGATGCAGCTCGGACCTGGCCAACGCGCCGAGATCGATCGCATCTGGGCATCCCACCCGCACCTGCGCGACGACAGGTTCGTCGCCGAGAACCTCGATCGCTGGCTCGCCTGA
- a CDS encoding mannitol dehydrogenase family protein translates to MRPPAYDPADVQVGIVHLGIGAFHRAHQAVYTDDVLGSGMDGWGICGVTQTRPNVVDQLRPQDGLFTVLTKRVGASELRLVGAVREVLHAQADALLVRERLAEERVRVVTVTVTEKGYRADPATGSLDLDDPVIRSDLATSQPFRSVVGQLVSGFAERRRADAGPVTVLSCDNLPGNSRLLASLVDGFCARASLPDAPAVRAWVHEHVAFADTVVDRVVPATVPEDLVEVEDRLGLADHGAVTAEPFRQWVIEDHFAAGRPAWERVGAVLATDVAPFQEAKLRLLNGGHSLLAYLLCADRDVTVSDAVADPGIAALLRSYLTEAATTLEDRPAELAGYEDAILERFADPSIRHRLTQIAADGSQKVPRRLVSVAASRVAAGREPTWSALGIAAWIRYVRLAADRGESIVDPLHDLLLRAAGSGSPSQVTSRLLSAAGVDAELTADPVFRRAVVGWLDALDRHGIETAIEATREGA, encoded by the coding sequence GTGCGACCTCCCGCCTACGACCCGGCCGACGTGCAGGTCGGCATCGTGCACCTCGGCATCGGTGCGTTCCACCGCGCTCACCAGGCGGTCTACACCGATGATGTCCTGGGCAGCGGGATGGACGGGTGGGGCATCTGCGGCGTGACCCAGACCCGCCCGAACGTCGTGGACCAACTGCGGCCGCAGGATGGGCTCTTCACCGTGCTCACCAAGCGTGTCGGCGCCTCCGAGCTCCGACTGGTCGGGGCGGTCCGCGAGGTCCTCCACGCGCAGGCGGATGCCCTCCTCGTCCGCGAGCGGCTCGCCGAGGAGCGGGTCCGTGTGGTGACGGTCACCGTCACCGAGAAGGGCTACCGCGCCGATCCGGCGACGGGGTCGCTCGACCTCGACGATCCCGTGATCCGATCGGATCTCGCCACGTCACAGCCGTTCCGCAGCGTGGTCGGCCAACTCGTCAGCGGCTTCGCCGAGCGCCGGCGAGCCGATGCTGGCCCCGTCACCGTGCTGAGCTGTGACAACCTGCCCGGCAACAGTCGGTTGCTCGCCAGCCTGGTCGACGGGTTCTGCGCCCGCGCGTCGCTCCCCGATGCACCTGCGGTCCGCGCCTGGGTACACGAGCACGTCGCCTTCGCCGACACCGTCGTCGATCGTGTCGTCCCCGCGACCGTGCCCGAGGACCTCGTGGAGGTGGAGGATCGGCTCGGGTTGGCCGATCACGGAGCGGTCACCGCGGAGCCGTTCCGGCAGTGGGTCATCGAGGACCACTTCGCTGCGGGCCGGCCAGCGTGGGAACGAGTCGGCGCCGTGCTGGCAACGGACGTCGCACCCTTCCAGGAGGCGAAGCTGCGGCTGCTGAACGGGGGCCACTCGCTCCTCGCCTACCTCCTGTGCGCCGATCGGGACGTGACGGTCAGCGACGCGGTCGCCGACCCCGGGATCGCCGCGCTGCTCCGCAGCTACCTCACCGAAGCCGCCACGACCCTGGAGGACCGACCCGCCGAGCTCGCGGGGTACGAGGATGCGATCCTCGAGCGGTTCGCCGACCCCTCGATCCGGCACCGGCTGACACAGATCGCCGCCGACGGCAGCCAGAAGGTGCCCCGACGCCTCGTGTCCGTCGCGGCCAGCCGCGTCGCGGCGGGTCGCGAGCCGACGTGGTCGGCTCTGGGGATCGCCGCGTGGATCCGCTACGTGCGCCTCGCAGCGGATCGGGGCGAGTCGATCGTCGACCCGCTGCACGACCTGCTCCTGAGGGCAGCTGGCAGCGGCTCGCCATCCCAGGTGACCTCCCGGCTGCTCTCGGCCGCTGGGGTCGACGCCGAGCTCACGGCCGACCCCGTGTTCCGTCGGGCCGTCGTCGGCTGGCTCGACGCGCTCGATCGTCACGGGATCGAGACCGCGATCGAGGCCACCCGGGAGGGAGCGTGA
- the manD gene encoding D-mannonate dehydratase ManD, whose translation MRITEARVIVCSPGRNFVTLKIVTDEGLYGVGDATLNGREMAVAAYLQEHVVPLLIGRGSDRIEHTWQYLFKGSYWGAGPVTMSAIAAVDMALWDLKGKRLGVPVHQLLGGRSRDKVLVYGHANGRDNAETIAAAERYRDLGYRAIRLQAGVPGLEHAYGVGRGDLFYEPAETGSPPEHVWSTETYLDHVPRLFAEAREALGWDVHLLHDAHHRLTPTEAGWLGHRLEDYRLFWLEDPVNDLLQDGFRHLRRHTRTPIAVGEVFNSVFQLHQLVTEQLVDYLRTTVLRTGGITPLMKIAHLAEPYQVRLGSHGATDLSPITMAAALQVDLAVHNFGIQEYMRHSDATAEVFSSSYAFDDGYLVPGAEPGLGADIDEAAAARFPYERAYLPVARSVDGTVTSW comes from the coding sequence GTGAGGATCACCGAGGCTCGCGTCATCGTCTGCTCCCCCGGTCGCAACTTCGTGACGCTCAAGATCGTGACCGACGAGGGGTTGTACGGCGTCGGTGACGCGACCCTCAACGGTCGGGAGATGGCCGTCGCCGCCTACCTGCAGGAGCACGTCGTCCCCCTCCTGATCGGCCGGGGATCGGATCGGATCGAGCACACCTGGCAGTACCTGTTCAAGGGCAGCTACTGGGGTGCGGGACCGGTCACCATGTCCGCCATCGCTGCGGTGGACATGGCGCTGTGGGACCTCAAGGGCAAGCGCCTGGGCGTCCCCGTCCACCAACTGCTCGGTGGCCGCTCCCGCGACAAGGTGCTGGTGTACGGCCACGCGAACGGTCGAGACAACGCCGAGACGATCGCTGCCGCGGAGCGCTACCGCGATCTCGGGTACCGGGCGATCCGCCTGCAGGCCGGGGTCCCGGGCCTCGAGCACGCCTACGGCGTCGGACGAGGCGACCTGTTCTACGAACCGGCCGAGACGGGGTCACCACCCGAGCACGTCTGGTCGACCGAGACCTACCTCGACCACGTCCCGCGGCTGTTCGCCGAGGCACGCGAGGCGCTCGGATGGGATGTCCACCTGCTGCACGATGCCCACCACCGGCTCACCCCGACGGAAGCCGGGTGGCTCGGCCACCGTCTCGAGGACTACCGGCTGTTCTGGCTCGAAGATCCGGTCAACGATCTGCTCCAGGACGGGTTCCGCCACCTGCGCCGCCACACGCGCACGCCGATCGCCGTGGGTGAGGTCTTCAACTCCGTCTTCCAGCTCCACCAGCTGGTGACCGAACAGCTGGTCGACTACCTGCGAACCACGGTGCTCCGCACCGGCGGCATCACGCCGCTGATGAAGATCGCCCACCTCGCCGAGCCCTACCAGGTCCGCCTCGGCAGCCACGGCGCGACCGACCTGTCCCCGATCACGATGGCCGCTGCGCTCCAGGTCGACCTCGCGGTGCACAACTTCGGCATCCAGGAGTACATGCGTCACAGCGACGCGACCGCCGAGGTGTTCTCGTCCAGCTACGCCTTCGACGACGGCTACCTCGTCCCGGGTGCGGAGCCGGGGTTGGGGGCCGACATCGACGAGGCTGCTGCGGCACGGTTCCCCTACGAGCGTGCGTACCTGCCGGTCGCCAGGTCGGTCGACGGGACCGTCACATCGTGGTGA